The following are encoded together in the Poseidonibacter lekithochrous genome:
- a CDS encoding Lrp/AsnC family transcriptional regulator, with amino-acid sequence MKDEILYRVQKNFPLTKKPFEHIANELNITEDEVIRILQEEKENNIIRQTSAIFDTKKLGYKSSLIAFEIKEEDIDDAVLILNSHPGISHNYERNHSYNIWFTLAIAPNSKSNLEETVELLSKLTKAQDYIILPTLKLFKISVKLDTTNKQDKKEKVAKKEFKKLDLNEHHYNIIKEAQNNIDIVSEPFKGIIDKLDITYDEFFETLKDFQEAGVMRRFACILNHRKAGFNANAMVVWDIEEGEKGEEIGKIAASFSAVSHCYLRPKYPTWNYNLFTMIHGKTKEDTQAVIDSIANEIDYKSNMPLYSSREFKKVRIKYFCDEFKTWEDKYIN; translated from the coding sequence ATGAAAGATGAAATACTATATAGAGTTCAAAAAAACTTTCCCTTAACTAAAAAACCTTTTGAGCATATAGCAAATGAATTGAATATTACTGAAGATGAAGTAATAAGAATATTACAAGAGGAAAAAGAAAACAATATAATTAGACAAACATCAGCAATTTTTGATACTAAAAAACTTGGTTATAAATCTTCTTTAATTGCCTTTGAGATAAAAGAAGAAGATATTGATGATGCTGTACTTATTTTAAATTCACATCCTGGTATTTCACATAACTATGAGAGAAACCACTCTTATAATATTTGGTTCACTCTAGCAATTGCTCCAAATTCTAAATCAAATCTTGAAGAGACAGTTGAGCTGTTATCTAAATTAACAAAAGCACAAGATTATATAATCTTACCTACATTAAAACTTTTTAAAATTTCTGTAAAACTTGATACAACAAATAAACAAGATAAAAAAGAAAAAGTTGCAAAAAAAGAGTTTAAAAAACTTGACTTAAATGAACATCATTACAATATTATTAAAGAAGCTCAAAATAATATTGATATTGTTTCTGAACCATTCAAAGGTATTATTGATAAATTAGATATTACTTATGATGAGTTCTTTGAAACACTAAAAGACTTCCAAGAAGCTGGTGTTATGAGAAGATTTGCTTGTATTCTAAATCACAGAAAAGCTGGATTCAATGCAAATGCAATGGTAGTTTGGGATATTGAAGAAGGTGAAAAAGGCGAAGAAATTGGAAAAATTGCTGCTTCTTTCTCTGCTGTTTCTCATTGTTATTTAAGACCTAAATACCCTACTTGGAACTATAATTTATTTACTATGATTCATGGAAAAACAAAAGAAGATACTCAAGCTGTGATAGATAGTATTGCTAATGAAATAGATTATAAATCAAATATGCCGCTTTATTCATCAAGAGAATTTAAAAAAGTAAGAATTAAATATTTTTGTGATGAGTTTAAAACGTGGGAAGATAAATATATAAATTAA
- the trpS gene encoding tryptophan--tRNA ligase: protein MRILSGIQPSGTLHIGNYFGAIKRIIESQNQGELFAFIASYHALTSVKDKEVLEQNTFEATVNFLALGMDPEKATFWVQHHVKEVLELYWLLSNHTSMGLLERAHSYKDKTARGIQANHGLFSYPVLMAADILLFDSEIVPVGKDQIQHVEIARDIATSINHTYKQDLFVLPQSKVDEVLATVPGTDGAKMSKSYGNTIDMFNTKKKIKKQVMGIVTDSRELDEVKEWENCNIYKLSELFMNDEELKELQTRYATPGEGYGHFKLTLLDKMTEYFAPYQERREHLLANPKEVHEILAYGAEKASKIASEKMRVLRDVVGLI, encoded by the coding sequence TTGAGAATTTTATCAGGTATTCAACCTTCTGGAACATTACACATAGGAAATTACTTCGGTGCAATTAAAAGAATTATTGAATCACAAAACCAGGGAGAACTATTTGCTTTTATTGCATCTTATCATGCATTAACATCAGTAAAAGACAAAGAAGTTCTAGAGCAAAATACCTTTGAAGCAACAGTAAACTTTTTAGCATTAGGAATGGATCCAGAGAAAGCAACTTTCTGGGTACAACATCATGTAAAAGAGGTTTTAGAGCTATATTGGTTACTTTCAAACCATACATCTATGGGATTATTAGAAAGAGCTCACTCTTACAAAGATAAAACTGCAAGAGGAATTCAAGCAAACCATGGTTTATTCTCATATCCTGTATTAATGGCTGCAGATATTTTACTTTTTGACTCAGAAATAGTTCCAGTAGGAAAAGATCAAATACAACATGTTGAAATAGCAAGAGATATTGCAACTTCAATTAACCATACTTATAAACAAGATTTATTTGTATTACCTCAATCAAAAGTTGATGAAGTATTAGCAACAGTTCCAGGAACAGATGGAGCTAAAATGTCTAAATCATACGGAAATACGATTGATATGTTTAATACAAAAAAGAAAATCAAAAAACAAGTAATGGGAATCGTAACAGATTCAAGAGAACTTGATGAAGTAAAAGAATGGGAAAATTGTAATATTTATAAACTTTCTGAATTATTTATGAATGATGAAGAATTAAAAGAATTACAAACTAGATATGCAACACCAGGGGAAGGTTATGGACATTTTAAATTAACTTTATTAGATAAAATGACTGAGTACTTTGCACCATATCAAGAAAGAAGAGAACATCTTTTAGCTAACCCAAAAGAGGTACATGAGATATTAGCTTACGGGGCTGAAAAAGCATCTAAAATAGCTAGCGAAAAAATGAGAGTATTAAGAGACGTAGTAGGACTAATCTAA
- a CDS encoding HlyD family type I secretion periplasmic adaptor subunit, whose product MKEQDKTSDFEFMNSVSQALVEKAPNSTKVILYIILSLVIFFFIWAYFAKVDQLVRGESKVIPYGQNQIVQNFEGGIVIEILVEEGDLVKKGDVLLKLKNKQYSSSYEKNILEINELKAQRNRLIAEANSKDFIFDERNDIYQKEYDLYKSDLAQLKSKLQVFDEQISQKEKEKNEIKSRIRHLDQNFKLIREEQKVMDPLVKRGIVSKVEYLKLLREANSIKDELESTKLSLLRTASSVKEFKNRYKEAQQQFQNTAHAKYNEVVAKINQFTKQNQGLADQVNRTVVLSPVTGFIKKMHVNTIGGSVQPGMDLVEIVPKDKKLLIEAKIKPEDIAFLHFEQDVTLKFTAYDFSIYGSLDGKIEKISPDSSTDKENNTYYLIYIRTNKDYLGIESKPLMIMPGMRGSADILTGQKNILTYLLKPIIKTKQYAFTEN is encoded by the coding sequence ATGAAAGAACAAGATAAAACATCAGATTTTGAATTTATGAATTCAGTATCACAAGCTTTAGTTGAAAAAGCACCTAATAGTACAAAAGTAATATTATATATAATTTTAAGTCTTGTTATATTCTTTTTTATATGGGCATATTTTGCAAAAGTTGACCAGCTCGTAAGAGGTGAAAGTAAGGTGATCCCTTATGGTCAAAACCAAATTGTACAAAACTTTGAAGGTGGAATTGTTATTGAAATTCTAGTAGAAGAGGGTGATTTAGTGAAAAAAGGTGATGTCTTATTAAAGCTAAAAAATAAACAATACTCTTCATCTTATGAAAAAAATATATTAGAGATCAATGAATTAAAAGCACAAAGAAATCGACTTATTGCTGAAGCGAATAGTAAAGATTTTATTTTTGATGAGAGAAATGATATTTATCAAAAAGAGTATGATTTATATAAAAGTGATTTGGCACAATTAAAATCTAAATTACAAGTTTTTGATGAACAAATTTCTCAAAAAGAGAAAGAAAAAAATGAGATTAAATCTAGAATACGACATTTAGATCAAAATTTTAAACTAATTAGAGAAGAACAAAAAGTGATGGATCCTTTAGTTAAAAGAGGAATAGTCTCTAAAGTAGAATATTTAAAGCTTTTAAGAGAAGCAAACTCTATTAAAGATGAATTAGAATCTACTAAACTATCTTTACTTAGAACAGCATCATCGGTTAAAGAGTTTAAAAATAGATATAAAGAAGCACAACAACAATTTCAAAATACTGCTCATGCTAAATATAATGAAGTTGTTGCAAAAATTAATCAATTCACTAAACAAAATCAAGGTTTAGCTGATCAAGTTAATAGAACGGTAGTTCTTTCTCCTGTAACTGGCTTTATAAAGAAAATGCATGTTAATACTATTGGTGGTAGCGTTCAGCCTGGAATGGACTTAGTAGAGATTGTTCCAAAAGATAAAAAACTTTTAATTGAAGCGAAAATTAAACCAGAAGATATTGCATTCTTACATTTTGAACAAGATGTTACTTTAAAATTTACGGCATATGATTTTAGTATTTATGGATCATTAGATGGAAAAATAGAAAAAATATCTCCAGATTCAAGTACAGACAAAGAGAATAATACCTATTACTTAATTTACATTAGAACAAATAAAGATTATCTAGGTATTGAATCAAAACCTTTAATGATAATGCCGGGTATGCGAGGTAGCGCTGATATATTGACAGGACAAAAGAATATTTTAACATACCTTTTAAAACCTATTATTAAAACTAAGCAATATGCTTTTACGGAGAACTAA
- a CDS encoding response regulator transcription factor, whose amino-acid sequence MRIIMISPNRLLHNQWNKALARDVEIKNLYFEEEIDSFDYKEKDIVLLDYDNLSSFLIRILKAKVMCLSSQLDNVKGFRLLKEGAKGYGNTYMTPLNLKEAIKVIKSDKVWIYPELMSFIIEHSTLSTTSKQDTKINELSTREFDVSKLVSRGLTNKQIANELDITERTVKAHISAVFAKFDIKDRVTLGIRMKDHVV is encoded by the coding sequence ATGAGAATTATAATGATTTCTCCAAATAGATTATTACATAATCAATGGAATAAGGCTTTAGCAAGAGATGTAGAAATAAAGAATTTATATTTTGAAGAAGAAATTGATTCTTTTGATTATAAAGAGAAAGATATAGTCTTACTTGATTATGATAATCTATCTAGTTTTTTAATTAGAATTTTAAAAGCAAAGGTTATGTGTCTTAGTTCACAACTTGATAATGTGAAAGGTTTCAGACTTTTAAAAGAAGGTGCAAAAGGTTATGGAAATACATATATGACACCTTTAAATTTAAAAGAAGCCATTAAAGTTATTAAAAGTGATAAGGTGTGGATTTATCCTGAACTTATGAGTTTTATTATCGAACATTCAACTTTATCTACAACTTCAAAACAAGATACAAAAATTAATGAATTAAGTACTAGGGAATTTGATGTATCAAAGTTAGTTTCAAGAGGACTTACAAATAAACAAATAGCTAATGAGTTAGATATTACTGAACGTACGGTTAAAGCTCATATAAGTGCTGTATTTGCAAAGTTTGATATAAAAGATAGGGTAACACTAGGAATTAGAATGAAAGATCATGTGGTCTAG
- the cobA gene encoding uroporphyrinogen-III C-methyltransferase: MGKVYLTGAGPGDIELMTVKAARIVQEADIIIYDRLANPKILETAKEGCELIYVGKQDGKHSVPQDEINEIIYQAALKHEKIVRLKGGDPFVFGRGGEEAIYLFDRDIKFEIIPGITSSISVPAYAGIPVTHRGVTTSFRVVTGHESPDKRISQIEWESFLNDETLVFLMGFHNIKLITRKLMKYGKSKDYPCAVISKGSTPDQEVVVSTLENIVEDSKDMPTPAIIVVGEVVKLREKIKWTY; encoded by the coding sequence ATGGGAAAAGTATATTTAACAGGGGCAGGTCCAGGTGATATTGAGTTAATGACTGTAAAAGCGGCTAGAATCGTTCAAGAAGCTGATATCATTATTTATGATAGATTAGCTAATCCTAAGATTTTAGAAACAGCAAAAGAAGGTTGTGAGTTAATTTATGTTGGAAAACAAGATGGTAAACACTCAGTTCCTCAAGATGAAATTAATGAAATCATTTATCAAGCAGCATTAAAACATGAAAAAATTGTAAGACTAAAAGGTGGAGATCCATTCGTATTTGGTAGAGGTGGAGAAGAAGCTATTTATTTATTTGATAGAGATATTAAATTTGAGATAATTCCAGGTATTACTTCATCTATTTCTGTTCCTGCTTATGCTGGAATTCCAGTTACTCATAGAGGTGTTACTACATCATTTAGAGTTGTAACAGGTCATGAATCACCAGATAAAAGAATTTCACAAATTGAATGGGAAAGTTTCTTAAATGATGAGACTTTAGTATTCTTAATGGGATTCCATAATATTAAATTAATTACTAGAAAACTAATGAAATATGGGAAATCGAAAGATTATCCATGTGCTGTAATTTCTAAGGGTTCAACTCCTGATCAAGAAGTAGTAGTATCAACATTAGAAAATATTGTAGAAGATTCAAAAGATATGCCAACACCAGCAATTATCGTTGTAGGGGAAGTTGTTAAATTAAGAGAAAAGATTAAGTGGACTTACTAG
- a CDS encoding TAXI family TRAP transporter solute-binding subunit: MKNKFLTVSIPVILLVIASFYLAFQFINPSPKRVITIATGSIHGQYYQTAIKYKELLHKVDVEVNIVTSSGSLENIKFLNEKKVDIAFIQNGTIKANTTKSIEALASVYYEPLWLFYKKDLNDIQYIQDLKSKKISLGLEHSGTKDLSSEVLAINGINKDNAQLEYFNAKESKDKLLNDELDALFLVTSANSKIIKELLENKDIAVFSFKRAIAYSKKFHYLEPINLYEGTVDIYNNMPSRDIKLLSTTATLVVNKDFSDELIRIFLKKVKEVHKRKSLFEAENQFPNINNIEIDMNEEAFRYFTYGDTFLEKIFPYWIASNLDRLKILLIPLLTLMIPLFKGVFPLYRWSIRSKIYRWYDEVQDLDLSLEGLSKEELVEKLKELEKLKQEIKEETKVPLSYMGEYYDLIMHLELIISKVNIKISSN; the protein is encoded by the coding sequence ATGAAAAATAAATTTCTAACTGTTTCTATTCCTGTTATTTTACTGGTAATTGCTTCCTTTTATTTAGCATTCCAGTTTATAAATCCAAGTCCTAAAAGAGTTATTACAATAGCAACAGGGTCTATTCATGGGCAATACTACCAAACAGCTATTAAATATAAAGAGTTATTACATAAGGTTGATGTTGAAGTAAATATTGTTACAAGTTCAGGTTCATTAGAGAACATAAAATTTCTAAATGAAAAGAAAGTTGATATCGCTTTTATTCAAAACGGTACAATAAAAGCAAATACTACAAAAAGTATAGAAGCGCTAGCTTCTGTTTATTATGAACCTTTATGGCTTTTTTATAAAAAAGATTTAAATGATATTCAATATATACAAGATTTAAAATCAAAGAAAATTTCTTTAGGCTTAGAACATAGTGGAACAAAAGACTTAAGTTCAGAAGTTTTAGCAATTAATGGAATAAATAAAGATAATGCACAACTTGAATATTTTAATGCAAAAGAATCAAAAGACAAACTTTTAAATGATGAATTAGATGCACTTTTTCTAGTCACTTCTGCTAATTCTAAAATCATAAAAGAGTTATTAGAAAACAAAGATATTGCTGTGTTTTCTTTCAAAAGAGCAATAGCTTATAGTAAAAAGTTTCATTATCTAGAGCCAATCAACTTATATGAAGGTACTGTTGATATTTATAATAATATGCCATCACGTGATATTAAACTTCTTTCAACAACTGCAACACTAGTAGTAAATAAAGATTTTTCAGATGAATTAATTAGAATATTCTTGAAAAAAGTAAAAGAAGTTCATAAAAGAAAATCTCTATTTGAAGCTGAAAATCAATTTCCTAATATTAATAATATAGAAATAGATATGAATGAAGAAGCTTTTAGATATTTCACTTATGGTGATACATTTTTAGAAAAGATTTTTCCTTATTGGATAGCTTCAAATCTTGATAGATTAAAAATACTTTTAATTCCACTTTTAACACTTATGATTCCCTTATTTAAGGGAGTATTTCCTCTTTATAGATGGAGTATTAGATCAAAAATCTATAGATGGTATGATGAAGTGCAAGACTTAGATTTATCATTAGAAGGGCTATCAAAAGAGGAACTTGTAGAAAAACTAAAAGAACTTGAAAAACTAAAACAAGAAATAAAAGAAGAGACAAAAGTACCATTATCTTATATGGGTGAATACTACGATCTTATTATGCATTTAGAGCTAATTATTTCTAAGGTAAATATCAAAATATCTAGTAATTAA
- a CDS encoding type I secretion system permease/ATPase, translating into MFKNLNHEKLSSSLFDNLIYFLKHYHKSISANTIIEGFPLKQNEKIPDMLSIYNGKPLFVSLARKAGFKSKYVKKDFKDISSLVLPAIIILKDSTSCILEKIDREKDIAVIHVNEFEEIKEEIELSQIEDLYSGEMFLLKKEYFESELKPNLLKKNNEHWFWGTVKKNFSIYKDVVIASVLINIFVLLTPFFVMNVYDRVVPNFALETLWAMAIGICVIYIFDLITKFIRAYYIDISSKKVDIIVSSKLFDKILNIKLEHKPKSIGSFANNIKDFELIKSFFSSSTIAVLVDLPFSILFLVAIYYISGSIVIVPLIFIALIMMYSFFIRRPLHKSIEASNEAVSYKNGILIESLNALETIKSLGASGHLRWKWEESTADISTKSLLTKMLTTSITNINAFFVQLTTVFVVIYGVYAIAEKDLTLGGLIAAVILGGRAIGPMGQFASLISNYEQAKTSYVMLENIMNLPEERESNKAAIHKEYIEGSFEFKDVSFFYNENKKVLDNVSFSVKQGEKIAIIGKIGSGKSTIMKMLMKLYDSNEGEIILDGIEIKQIEPSDVRKNIAYVSQDTLLFNGTLKENILYKYPYENDDILINATKTAQLLDFVNSHPQGFDLQVGERGDTLSGGQKKAISLARALVGNYSTLLLDEPTDSMDIATEKNLINALKDEIKDKTVLLTTHKSSMLDLVDRVIVIDNGRVVLDGEKNYVLSALAGKVK; encoded by the coding sequence TAATGGAAAACCATTATTTGTATCTTTGGCAAGAAAAGCAGGATTTAAATCTAAATATGTGAAAAAAGATTTTAAAGATATTTCATCTTTAGTTCTACCTGCAATTATAATTTTAAAAGATAGTACTTCTTGTATTTTAGAAAAAATAGATAGAGAAAAAGATATTGCTGTTATTCATGTGAATGAGTTTGAAGAAATAAAAGAAGAGATTGAACTCTCTCAAATTGAAGATTTATATAGTGGGGAAATGTTTCTTTTAAAAAAAGAATATTTTGAAAGTGAATTAAAACCAAATTTGCTAAAAAAAAATAATGAACATTGGTTTTGGGGTACAGTTAAAAAGAACTTTTCTATTTATAAAGATGTTGTTATCGCATCAGTTTTAATTAATATTTTTGTGTTATTAACTCCATTTTTTGTAATGAATGTATATGACAGAGTTGTTCCAAATTTTGCTTTAGAAACTTTGTGGGCTATGGCAATTGGGATCTGTGTTATTTATATATTTGACTTGATTACAAAGTTTATAAGAGCTTATTACATTGATATTAGTTCAAAGAAAGTTGATATTATAGTTTCCTCAAAATTATTTGATAAGATTCTAAATATTAAGTTAGAACATAAACCAAAATCAATTGGTTCTTTTGCAAATAATATAAAAGATTTTGAATTAATAAAAAGTTTTTTTTCAAGTAGTACTATTGCTGTATTGGTTGATTTACCTTTTTCAATTTTGTTTTTAGTTGCAATTTATTATATCTCAGGAAGTATTGTTATTGTTCCTTTAATTTTCATTGCTTTAATTATGATGTATTCATTTTTTATTAGAAGACCTTTACATAAAAGTATTGAAGCCTCAAATGAAGCAGTATCATACAAGAATGGTATTTTAATAGAGAGTTTAAATGCTTTAGAAACTATCAAAAGTTTAGGGGCATCGGGACATCTTAGATGGAAATGGGAAGAAAGTACTGCTGATATTTCAACAAAGTCTTTACTTACAAAAATGCTAACAACTTCAATTACAAATATAAATGCATTTTTTGTTCAATTGACAACTGTTTTTGTTGTAATTTATGGTGTTTATGCAATTGCTGAAAAAGACCTGACTTTGGGTGGGCTAATTGCTGCTGTTATTTTAGGAGGACGAGCTATTGGACCTATGGGACAATTTGCTTCTTTAATTAGTAACTATGAGCAAGCCAAAACTTCTTATGTGATGTTAGAAAATATCATGAATCTTCCTGAAGAGAGAGAATCTAATAAAGCTGCAATTCATAAAGAATATATTGAAGGTAGTTTTGAATTTAAAGATGTATCTTTTTTCTATAATGAAAATAAAAAAGTTTTAGATAATGTCTCTTTTTCTGTAAAACAGGGTGAGAAAATTGCAATCATTGGAAAAATTGGTTCTGGAAAATCTACAATTATGAAAATGCTTATGAAACTTTATGATTCAAATGAAGGTGAAATAATTTTAGATGGTATTGAAATTAAACAAATAGAACCATCTGATGTTAGAAAAAATATAGCTTATGTTTCTCAAGATACTTTATTGTTTAATGGAACACTAAAAGAGAATATTTTATATAAATATCCATATGAAAATGATGATATTTTAATTAATGCAACAAAAACTGCTCAGCTTTTAGATTTTGTTAATTCTCATCCTCAAGGCTTTGATCTACAGGTTGGTGAAAGAGGTGATACTTTATCTGGTGGGCAGAAAAAAGCTATTTCTTTAGCAAGAGCTTTAGTTGGAAACTATTCAACTTTATTACTTGATGAACCTACAGATAGTATGGATATCGCAACTGAGAAGAATTTAATTAATGCATTAAAAGATGAAATAAAGGATAAAACAGTTTTATTAACTACTCATAAAAGTTCAATGCTTGATTTAGTTGATAGAGTTATAGTTATTGATAATGGAAGAGTTGTATTAGATGGTGAAAAAAACTATGTACTTAGTGCATTAGCTGGTAAGGTGAAATGA
- a CDS encoding Crp/Fnr family transcriptional regulator → MQTKLKDIFLFKNLCDDTLDRISEFTVPVKLLKDNILFYEGDESEYLYLLSKGIVKLYKTASNDKEIVMKYFHGNELIAEVANFDNIPYPATAQAFTDSEVLKIDFKKLKEVIYSDPELSFVIQASLIKKIRNLEKIVFMHVVLDSKERIAKYLCEYTEDFFNTKNIIVAEILNISPETLSRMLRVFKNEGLIDSKAKTVDKKRLELLFS, encoded by the coding sequence ATGCAAACTAAGTTAAAAGATATATTTTTATTCAAAAATTTATGTGATGATACATTAGATAGAATATCAGAATTTACAGTACCAGTTAAGTTACTAAAGGACAATATTTTATTTTATGAAGGTGATGAATCTGAATACCTTTACTTACTTTCAAAAGGTATTGTTAAATTATATAAAACAGCTTCAAATGATAAAGAAATTGTAATGAAATACTTTCATGGAAATGAACTTATTGCTGAGGTTGCAAACTTTGATAATATTCCTTATCCAGCAACTGCACAAGCTTTTACTGATTCAGAAGTTTTAAAAATAGATTTTAAGAAACTAAAAGAAGTGATTTATTCAGACCCTGAATTATCATTTGTAATTCAAGCATCACTTATTAAGAAAATTAGAAATTTAGAAAAAATAGTATTTATGCATGTAGTATTAGATTCAAAAGAAAGAATAGCAAAATACCTATGTGAATACACAGAGGACTTCTTTAATACGAAGAATATTATAGTTGCAGAAATATTAAATATATCACCTGAAACTTTATCTAGAATGCTAAGAGTATTTAAAAATGAAGGTTTAATTGATAGTAAAGCTAAAACAGTAGATAAGAAGAGATTAGAACTTCTCTTCTCTTAA
- a CDS encoding glycosyl transferase, with the protein MSFHEYIRAVGTGPKSNRELTKEEMSDAMECIINQSVHSEQIAAFLLGWRVRLESIEELKTTFDVCDKYITRTTVENSIELGYPFDGKADNPYILPLVAKYLKKFDLNLVVSGDELQPAKKGLTIKELYQNVKFDDNIHYFDRSEYFKELSDLTKIRNILGLRTAFNTVEKLLNPGNSQYAVNAAFHKPYVVKYNELFGKNYEHLVIVKGNEGTPEIFSKCKYWLNQDGVISEHIIDPEFFGINYKKSTRVIPKEESLNMTNNPSDDLEKLAKLNAAMFLIAAKKSNNIKDAFDMLD; encoded by the coding sequence ATGAGTTTTCATGAGTATATCAGAGCTGTTGGAACGGGACCTAAATCAAATCGTGAACTAACAAAAGAAGAGATGAGCGATGCAATGGAATGTATAATTAATCAAAGTGTACATAGTGAACAAATTGCAGCTTTTTTATTAGGATGGAGAGTTAGACTTGAATCAATAGAGGAATTAAAAACAACATTTGATGTGTGTGATAAATATATTACAAGAACAACTGTAGAGAACTCTATTGAATTAGGTTATCCTTTTGATGGTAAAGCTGATAATCCATATATTTTACCTTTAGTAGCAAAGTATTTAAAAAAGTTTGATTTGAATTTAGTTGTATCAGGTGATGAGCTTCAACCAGCTAAAAAAGGTTTAACAATTAAAGAGTTATACCAAAATGTTAAATTTGATGATAATATTCATTATTTTGATAGAAGTGAATACTTTAAAGAATTAAGTGACTTAACAAAAATTAGAAATATTCTAGGATTAAGAACAGCATTTAATACTGTTGAAAAACTATTAAATCCTGGAAACTCACAATACGCAGTTAATGCAGCCTTCCATAAACCTTATGTAGTGAAATATAATGAACTGTTTGGAAAAAACTATGAGCATCTAGTAATTGTAAAAGGAAATGAAGGAACACCTGAAATTTTCTCTAAATGTAAATATTGGTTAAATCAAGATGGTGTAATAAGTGAACATATAATTGATCCAGAATTTTTTGGAATAAACTATAAAAAATCAACACGAGTTATTCCTAAAGAAGAGTCTTTAAATATGACAAATAATCCAAGTGATGATTTAGAAAAATTAGCTAAATTAAATGCAGCAATGTTTTTAATAGCAGCAAAAAAATCGAATAATATTAAAGATGCCTTTGATATGTTAGATTAG